A window of Mucilaginibacter paludis DSM 18603 contains these coding sequences:
- a CDS encoding restriction endonuclease subunit S has translation MAKTKYIQDFHDIEVPENWQVKKLKTIMKEGRLGGNYENAEANTGIPVIKMGNLDRGTIKIDKVQYLPKGESYNNKDVLTDGDLLFNTRNTLELVGKVAVWNNELPFAVYNSNLLRIKFDSTFVESNWFMNYAFNSEYGLRQLKAIATGTTSVAAIYGKDLESIKFLLPPLPEQKVIASMFRIWDKAVRKTEQLIVQKKQRKKWMMQQLFSGKKRLKGFGKANYKKVALDEILTPIRNPLIPEEKTLYQQIGIRSHGKGIFHKELVSGKDLGNKRVFWIEPNCLVINIVFAWEQAIAKTTELEIGMIASHRFPMFKPTEGKLNLDYILYYFKSPRGKQLLVNASPGGAGRNKTLGQNEFINQFISLPTLEEQTAISQVLQAADKEISLLKAKVEKLREQKKGLMQQLLTGRVRLKID, from the coding sequence ATGGCAAAAACAAAATACATACAAGATTTTCATGACATAGAAGTTCCAGAGAATTGGCAGGTCAAGAAGCTAAAGACCATTATGAAAGAAGGCCGTCTTGGTGGAAATTATGAAAATGCTGAGGCTAACACAGGAATACCAGTTATTAAAATGGGTAATCTTGACAGAGGTACGATTAAAATTGATAAGGTTCAATATCTGCCAAAAGGTGAATCCTACAATAATAAAGATGTTTTAACAGACGGTGATTTGCTTTTCAATACTCGAAATACTCTTGAGTTAGTGGGTAAAGTCGCTGTATGGAATAATGAGTTGCCATTTGCTGTTTATAATTCAAATTTGTTGCGAATAAAATTTGATTCCACTTTTGTAGAATCAAATTGGTTCATGAACTATGCTTTTAATTCAGAATACGGATTAAGACAATTAAAAGCGATTGCAACGGGGACAACAAGCGTAGCTGCTATATATGGAAAAGATTTAGAATCAATAAAATTTTTGTTGCCTCCCCTCCCCGAACAAAAAGTGATAGCCTCTATGTTCCGAATTTGGGATAAAGCAGTTCGAAAAACTGAACAGCTCATCGTTCAGAAGAAACAACGTAAAAAATGGATGATGCAACAGTTGTTTAGTGGGAAGAAACGATTAAAAGGTTTTGGAAAGGCCAATTATAAAAAAGTAGCTCTTGATGAAATATTAACCCCAATTCGTAATCCGCTTATACCTGAAGAAAAAACGCTTTATCAACAAATAGGCATCCGATCGCATGGCAAAGGTATTTTTCATAAAGAGTTAGTTTCAGGTAAAGACTTAGGTAATAAGCGAGTGTTTTGGATTGAACCCAATTGCCTAGTAATTAATATCGTTTTTGCCTGGGAGCAAGCGATAGCTAAAACTACTGAATTAGAAATCGGTATGATTGCATCTCATAGATTCCCGATGTTTAAACCAACTGAGGGGAAACTCAATTTAGACTATATTCTGTATTATTTCAAATCACCAAGGGGTAAGCAGTTACTGGTTAACGCTTCGCCCGGGGGAGCTGGTAGGAATAAGACCTTAGGACAGAATGAATTTATCAACCAGTTTATTTCACTTCCAACACTTGAAGAACAAACTGCAATTTCCCAAGTATTACAGGCAGCAGATAAGGAAATCAGCCTACTTAAAGCTAAGGTGGAGAAGTTGCGCGAGCAGAAAAAGGGATTGATGCAACAGCTTTTAACGGGGAGAGTAAGATTAAAAATCGACTGA
- a CDS encoding Fic family protein yields the protein MSNYQIPKLPLDFDLETKAIMKKTAAARSALAEMKGAALSIPNENILISTLSLQEAKDSSAIENIITTHDELYQGDYLKQEFKSIASKEVHNYAEALRWGFETVRQKGFLSNNHIIQMQATLEENDAGFRKVPGTELKNEQTGAIIYTPPQSHNDVVTFMSNLEQFINDDDICDWDPLVKMAIIHHQFESIHPFYDGNGRTGRIINILYLVKVGMLNLPILYLSRFINQNKTDYYRLLQKVRTEHAWEEWVLYILDGIEQTSLQTIKVIEGIKNLMLKHKKKIRENTKFYSQDLINNLFNHPYTKIDFVMADLDVSRLTATKYLDELDQIGILKKIKLGRDNYYINTDLYNLLSNVNQTRYV from the coding sequence ATGAGTAATTACCAAATACCCAAACTCCCTTTGGATTTCGATTTAGAAACCAAAGCCATCATGAAAAAAACGGCTGCTGCACGTAGTGCGCTGGCTGAGATGAAAGGAGCTGCTCTAAGTATCCCGAACGAAAACATTTTAATCAGCACTCTCTCTTTGCAGGAAGCCAAAGACAGTTCGGCCATTGAAAACATCATTACCACACATGATGAATTGTACCAGGGCGACTATCTCAAACAAGAATTTAAATCAATAGCTTCTAAAGAAGTACACAACTATGCAGAAGCACTGCGTTGGGGATTTGAAACTGTAAGACAAAAAGGATTTCTGTCAAATAATCATATCATCCAAATGCAGGCAACATTAGAAGAAAATGATGCCGGTTTCAGAAAAGTGCCAGGAACAGAACTAAAAAATGAGCAAACGGGTGCTATCATATATACACCGCCCCAATCTCATAATGATGTTGTAACCTTTATGAGCAATCTGGAGCAATTTATAAATGATGATGATATCTGCGATTGGGATCCGTTGGTAAAAATGGCTATTATCCATCACCAGTTTGAAAGCATCCACCCGTTTTATGACGGGAATGGACGGACGGGCAGGATCATCAATATCCTGTATCTTGTAAAAGTAGGTATGTTAAATTTACCTATTCTGTACTTGAGCCGTTTTATCAATCAAAATAAAACAGATTATTACCGTTTGCTCCAAAAAGTAAGAACTGAACATGCGTGGGAAGAATGGGTGCTTTATATCCTTGATGGTATTGAACAGACCTCTTTACAAACCATCAAAGTTATTGAAGGGATTAAAAACCTGATGCTAAAACATAAGAAGAAAATCAGGGAGAATACCAAATTTTACAGCCAAGACCTAATCAACAATCTGTTCAACCATCCTTACACTAAAATTGATTTTGTAATGGCCGATTTGGATGTAAGCCGATTGACGGCGACCAAATATTTGGATGAACTTGACCAGATTGGAATTTTGAAAAAAATAAAACTGGGCAGGGATAATTATTACATCAATACAGACCTATATAACCTACTATCGAACGTGAATCAGACAAGATATGTATAG
- a CDS encoding type I restriction endonuclease subunit R, which yields MDTPSFKEGHISQIPALQMLVNLGYTYLSPAEVDRLRGGKTTNVLLEDVLRKQLKELNSIKVSATKTSIFTDENIDRGILALKHLPMNEGYIAASEKAYNLLTLGMALEQSIDGDKKSFTLQYIDWKNINNNVFHIAEEFSVMRSTSKEHYRPDLVLFVNGVPFCIIECKSPNIKEPLTQAISQQLRSQQEDGIRNLYVYSQILLCLSCNDALYATNATPEKFWAKWQEKSNSDEEEQRYKTSLQKLKNQKLSVSVKEQLFSDRFKYARQYFDALEQEEILPTVQDEYLYSLCRPQRLMDIVFNFILFDNGEKKIARYQQFFAIKKSMQQIKQIENGRRKGGVIWHTQGSGKSLTMVMLAQAIALEPSIRNPKIILVTDRTDLDNQITSTFRKCGKFVENASTGQRLVDLLESKSDAVVTTIINKFVAAVKKISKPLESHDIFVLVDEGHRTQHGIFNIDMQKTLPNACFIALTGTPLFKKEKSTAAKFGGVIDAYTVDQAVNDKAVVPLLYEGRLALQEVSASPIDTFFGMVSEPLTEYQRADIKKKFARYDHLNSVEQKMRMIAWDISYHFRDNWQGSTPFKGQLVCDKKVNAIKYKEYLDEIGIVSSEVLISAVDEREGEESAYEKSPEKVNQFWKRMMDEHGNSKSYEKNIINRFKNQKDPEIIIVVDKLLTGFDEPKNTVLYLTRNLQGHKLLQAIARVNRIYPDKEFGYILDYYGVIENLDDALQLYSSFEDFDEEDLEGTFTNISDEIKKLPQKHSELWDIFKTITNKRDAEAYQQLLKDEAIRVLFYDKLAVFAKSLKLALSTIQFYKDTEEKTINRYKEDLMMFLKLRLAVLERYSDVIDYKQYEGQIQKLIDTHITTEKIETITELVNIFDKDKFRLEVENTTGKAAKADKIASRTAKHISEKMDEDPAFYKKFSQMLKETIADYEAKRISEAQYFRRVQELMNNVLSHTDNNIPEQLKTRDVAKAFYGLTFEALSEKIQDNTVRKEVSTQTALQIDDLIQQSILDNGKPIIDWQFKTNITGKLIIDIGDYLIDEVRDKYNVDLSFKEMDKIADDCIEVAKIRYK from the coding sequence ATGGACACACCAAGCTTTAAAGAAGGCCATATCAGCCAGATTCCGGCATTACAAATGCTGGTGAATTTGGGCTATACTTATTTAAGTCCGGCGGAAGTTGACAGGTTGAGAGGCGGCAAAACCACTAATGTGCTGCTGGAAGATGTGTTAAGGAAACAATTAAAGGAACTAAACAGCATTAAAGTTAGTGCTACTAAAACCAGCATTTTTACAGACGAGAATATTGATCGTGGTATTTTGGCATTGAAGCATTTGCCAATGAACGAGGGATACATTGCGGCCAGTGAGAAAGCATATAACCTGCTTACCTTGGGCATGGCATTGGAACAAAGTATTGATGGCGACAAAAAGAGCTTTACACTGCAATACATCGACTGGAAAAACATAAACAACAATGTTTTTCATATAGCCGAAGAATTTAGTGTAATGCGAAGTACAAGCAAAGAGCATTACCGCCCTGATTTGGTTTTATTTGTAAATGGTGTTCCGTTTTGCATTATTGAGTGCAAAAGCCCTAACATAAAAGAACCTTTAACGCAGGCTATAAGTCAGCAACTGAGAAGCCAGCAAGAAGATGGTATACGAAACTTATATGTTTACTCACAAATACTGCTATGCTTAAGTTGCAATGATGCCTTATATGCAACCAATGCAACACCAGAAAAATTTTGGGCAAAATGGCAGGAGAAATCAAACAGCGATGAAGAAGAACAGAGATATAAAACCTCATTACAAAAACTCAAAAATCAAAAACTTTCCGTTTCTGTAAAAGAGCAATTGTTTTCCGACCGTTTTAAATATGCTCGCCAGTACTTTGATGCTTTAGAGCAAGAAGAAATACTTCCCACTGTTCAGGATGAATACTTGTATAGCTTATGCCGTCCTCAACGATTGATGGACATTGTATTCAATTTTATTTTGTTTGACAATGGCGAAAAGAAAATTGCGCGCTATCAGCAATTTTTCGCCATTAAAAAATCCATGCAACAAATAAAGCAAATTGAAAATGGTCGAAGAAAAGGGGGCGTAATATGGCATACACAAGGAAGTGGTAAATCATTAACTATGGTAATGTTAGCGCAAGCTATTGCATTGGAACCGAGCATTCGCAATCCCAAAATTATTTTGGTAACAGACCGCACTGATTTGGACAATCAGATTACCAGCACATTCCGTAAATGTGGCAAATTTGTAGAAAATGCTTCCACAGGTCAGCGTTTGGTGGATTTACTGGAAAGCAAAAGCGATGCGGTGGTAACCACTATCATCAACAAATTTGTTGCGGCAGTAAAGAAAATCAGTAAGCCTTTAGAGAGCCACGACATTTTTGTATTAGTGGACGAAGGACACCGAACACAACACGGTATTTTCAATATCGATATGCAAAAAACCTTGCCCAATGCTTGCTTCATAGCACTTACCGGAACTCCACTATTTAAAAAAGAAAAAAGCACCGCGGCAAAGTTTGGCGGTGTAATTGATGCTTATACGGTTGACCAGGCTGTAAATGACAAAGCGGTTGTTCCGTTGTTGTATGAAGGAAGATTGGCTTTACAAGAAGTCAGCGCCAGCCCGATAGATACTTTTTTCGGAATGGTTTCAGAACCTTTAACTGAATACCAAAGAGCGGATATCAAAAAGAAATTTGCCCGTTATGACCACCTGAATTCAGTTGAGCAAAAAATGCGAATGATTGCATGGGACATCAGCTATCATTTTCGTGACAACTGGCAAGGGAGTACACCTTTCAAAGGCCAATTGGTTTGCGATAAAAAAGTAAATGCGATTAAGTACAAAGAATACCTGGATGAGATTGGCATTGTGAGCAGCGAAGTGTTGATTTCTGCCGTTGATGAACGGGAGGGAGAAGAGAGTGCTTATGAAAAATCACCTGAAAAAGTAAATCAGTTCTGGAAACGAATGATGGACGAACATGGCAATTCAAAGAGCTATGAAAAGAACATCATCAACCGTTTTAAAAATCAAAAAGACCCGGAAATAATTATTGTGGTAGATAAACTACTTACAGGGTTTGATGAGCCGAAAAACACTGTATTATACCTTACCAGAAATTTACAGGGACACAAACTGCTGCAAGCTATTGCAAGGGTAAACCGTATTTACCCTGATAAAGAATTTGGTTATATTTTAGATTATTACGGAGTGATTGAAAATCTGGATGATGCTTTACAATTGTATTCTTCTTTTGAAGATTTTGATGAAGAAGATTTAGAAGGAACATTCACTAATATTTCGGATGAAATCAAAAAGCTTCCACAAAAGCACTCTGAGCTTTGGGATATTTTTAAAACCATTACCAATAAGCGCGATGCAGAAGCTTATCAGCAATTACTAAAAGATGAGGCAATAAGGGTTTTGTTTTACGATAAACTGGCTGTTTTTGCCAAAAGTTTGAAGCTGGCGTTATCTACTATTCAATTTTATAAGGATACAGAAGAGAAGACAATCAACCGTTACAAAGAAGATTTAATGATGTTCCTGAAGCTTCGCTTGGCAGTGCTGGAAAGATATAGTGATGTCATTGACTACAAACAGTATGAAGGACAAATTCAAAAACTAATTGATACACACATCACCACGGAGAAAATTGAAACCATCACCGAGCTGGTAAACATTTTTGACAAAGATAAATTTCGCCTGGAAGTAGAAAATACCACAGGAAAAGCAGCAAAGGCAGATAAGATTGCAAGTAGAACTGCAAAGCACATCTCCGAAAAAATGGATGAAGACCCAGCATTTTATAAGAAGTTTTCACAAATGCTGAAGGAAACGATTGCAGACTATGAAGCTAAACGAATCAGCGAAGCACAATACTTTAGGAGAGTTCAGGAACTGATGAACAATGTACTGTCACATACAGACAATAACATACCGGAGCAGTTGAAAACCAGAGATGTAGCGAAAGCATTTTATGGATTGACCTTTGAAGCACTTTCCGAAAAAATCCAAGATAATACGGTGCGTAAAGAAGTTTCAACTCAAACGGCTTTACAAATTGATGACCTGATACAGCAATCTATATTAGACAACGGTAAACCCATAATCGACTGGCAGTTCAAAACCAACATCACAGGAAAATTAATAATTGATATTGGGGACTATCTTATTGATGAGGTGAGAGATAAATACAATGTGGACTTGTCCTTCAAAGAAATGGACAAAATTGCAGATGATTGTATTGAAGTAGCTAAAATTAGGTATAAGTGA
- a CDS encoding IS110 family RNA-guided transposase has translation MKQGTQLDFSGQTIFVGIDVHKKSWKVSLRSTHMELKTFSQEPSPKALSGHLQQNYPSADYRLVYEAGFCGFGYQRQFSELGMSCIVVNPADVPLTDKEKQRKSDTVDCRKLSKTLSEGALKGIFVPGIEQQDDRGIIRVYQQMIKDQTRYKNRIKGWLNFQDQSVTVDTDKYWSNHYICLLKALCLPSSARINLDILLQGYQQTRIMVLTATREVRALSRQPRYQQIIKLIRTIPGIGEITALLFVTEIGDIERFDSLDALCGYIGLVPDMHSSGDQKSYWGSLKELIINYGRSLSRPLG, from the coding sequence ATGAAACAAGGTACACAATTAGATTTTAGCGGACAAACTATTTTTGTTGGCATAGATGTACACAAGAAGTCCTGGAAGGTCAGCCTTCGCAGCACCCATATGGAGCTAAAGACGTTTTCCCAGGAACCTTCACCTAAGGCCTTAAGCGGGCATCTACAACAGAACTATCCTTCGGCCGATTACAGGCTCGTTTACGAAGCCGGTTTTTGCGGCTTTGGCTATCAGCGACAGTTTAGTGAGCTGGGGATGTCCTGCATCGTCGTAAATCCTGCCGATGTCCCGCTGACAGACAAGGAAAAGCAGCGCAAATCAGATACGGTCGATTGCCGGAAACTCAGTAAAACATTAAGTGAAGGAGCCCTGAAAGGTATCTTCGTGCCTGGCATCGAGCAACAGGATGACCGCGGTATTATCCGTGTTTACCAGCAAATGATCAAAGATCAGACACGCTATAAGAACCGAATAAAAGGATGGCTTAACTTCCAGGACCAGTCGGTGACGGTAGACACCGATAAATACTGGTCGAATCATTATATCTGCCTGCTCAAGGCCCTTTGCTTGCCTTCATCAGCACGGATCAACCTGGATATTCTGCTACAGGGATACCAGCAGACCCGTATCATGGTACTCACAGCCACCAGGGAAGTCAGAGCCCTATCCAGGCAGCCACGTTATCAACAAATTATAAAACTGATCCGGACCATCCCCGGTATAGGCGAGATTACCGCCTTATTATTTGTCACAGAGATCGGCGACATTGAACGCTTTGATTCCCTGGATGCCTTGTGTGGATATATAGGCTTGGTACCGGATATGCATAGTTCCGGCGATCAAAAATCATATTGGGGCTCACTAAAAGAGCTCATCATCAATTACGGGAGAAGCTTATCGAGGCCTCTTGGATAG
- a CDS encoding sigma-54-dependent transcriptional regulator, which produces MENSKGKLLIIDDEERLRKLLARILQLEGYEVLEGATAKEGLNKLRNDTIDVVISDVKLPDMNGIDLTKKIKTDYPATEIIVLTAYGTINDGVTAIKNGAFDYITKGDDNEKIIPLISKAMDKAILQRRVLELESKLKVKFGFDRIVGTSAAITDAIKLAQRVAVTDTTVLLLGETGTGKEVFAEAIHQASPRSAKPFVAINCSAFSKDLLESELFGHKAGAFTGAIKDKKGLFEEATGGTIFLDELGELDHDLQAKLLRVLESQQFIKLGDTKTTKVNVRLLAATNRNLQEDVAKGTFRSDLFYRLSVFQITLPALRERRKDIGLLAKYFVAYFAAKVNKQVASLKSDFVEKLETYNWPGNVRELKNIIERAIILSDNNELDASLLPYEFEHPAAKNSNSISAFDLASVEKLHIQRVINHTHGNRAEAARLLNIGIATLYRKLKEYDIDH; this is translated from the coding sequence ATGGAAAACAGTAAAGGTAAGCTGCTAATTATTGACGATGAGGAACGCCTGCGCAAGCTGCTCGCCCGGATACTTCAGCTGGAAGGTTACGAGGTTTTGGAGGGCGCAACCGCTAAAGAAGGTTTAAATAAATTGCGCAACGATACCATCGATGTGGTGATAAGCGACGTAAAGCTGCCCGATATGAACGGCATCGACCTTACCAAAAAAATAAAAACCGACTACCCCGCTACCGAAATTATAGTTTTAACCGCCTACGGCACCATTAACGATGGTGTAACAGCCATTAAAAACGGCGCTTTTGATTATATTACCAAGGGCGATGATAACGAAAAAATAATCCCGCTGATTAGCAAGGCCATGGACAAGGCCATTTTACAGCGCCGTGTTTTGGAACTGGAAAGCAAGCTGAAGGTGAAGTTTGGTTTCGATAGGATTGTGGGCACATCAGCCGCCATTACCGATGCCATTAAGCTGGCCCAAAGGGTGGCCGTAACCGATACTACTGTATTACTTTTGGGCGAAACCGGTACCGGCAAAGAAGTTTTTGCCGAAGCCATACACCAGGCCAGCCCCCGTAGCGCCAAACCGTTTGTAGCTATTAATTGCAGCGCCTTTAGTAAGGATTTGCTGGAGAGCGAATTGTTTGGCCACAAGGCAGGCGCCTTTACCGGCGCCATAAAAGATAAAAAGGGTTTGTTTGAAGAGGCCACCGGCGGCACCATTTTTTTAGACGAGCTGGGCGAACTGGACCACGACCTGCAAGCCAAGTTGTTGCGGGTTTTAGAGTCGCAGCAGTTTATTAAACTGGGCGATACCAAAACCACCAAGGTTAATGTGCGCTTATTGGCAGCCACCAACCGTAACCTGCAGGAGGATGTAGCCAAAGGCACCTTCCGGTCGGATTTGTTTTACCGCTTGTCGGTTTTCCAGATCACGCTGCCCGCTTTGCGCGAGCGCCGTAAGGATATAGGCCTGCTGGCCAAGTATTTTGTAGCCTATTTTGCGGCCAAGGTAAATAAACAGGTAGCATCGCTTAAGTCCGATTTTGTTGAAAAACTGGAAACCTACAACTGGCCCGGCAACGTGAGGGAACTTAAAAATATTATTGAAAGAGCCATCATCCTGAGCGATAACAACGAGCTGGATGCCTCGCTGTTACCTTACGAATTTGAACACCCGGCGGCAAAAAACAGCAATTCGATATCTGCCTTCGATCTGGCCTCGGTAGAGAAACTGCACATCCAACGGGTAATTAACCACACCCACGGCAACCGCGCCGAAGCAGCACGCCTGCTGAATATCGGCATTGCTACCTTGTACCGCAAGCTAAAGGAGTACGACATTGACCACTGA
- a CDS encoding type I restriction-modification system subunit M produces MTKITQKDINDAVWKACDTFRGSIDPSVYKDYVLTMLFIKYLSDVHDDKMDAYLKKYNGDMERAKRAMQHERFIVPEHSHFNFLYNSRNEANIGELINIALADLEEANREKLYSEDGAGIFQNIDFNSSKLGEPKDKNTRLKHLLLDFNKDALNLRPSHLDGVDIIGGAYMFLIENFASDAGKKAGEFFTPKEVSTLIAKLTKSKPGSRICDPTCGSASLLIKAGEEVGSDNFSLYGQEANGSTWALAVMNMFLHGFDNATIRWGDTIRNPKLKEGDMLMKFDTVVANPPFSLDKWGKVEDKEGDKTTVSYDPETDKYNRFWRGVPPKSKGDWAFISHMIETLNEHGRAGVVVPHGVLFRSSSEGRIRQRTIEENLLEAVIGLPANLFFGTGIPAAILIFNKQKSSNNFLFIDASKQYKNAKNQNRLRARDIELIVKTYRDFAEGKLKPGIVEEKFSYVATPEEVQENDYNLNLPRYVDTFEEEPEVDIAKVQEEIIGLEEELSKVQHEINQYLNQLIK; encoded by the coding sequence ATGACTAAAATAACTCAGAAAGATATCAACGACGCCGTTTGGAAAGCCTGTGACACTTTCAGAGGCAGTATAGACCCAAGCGTTTACAAAGACTATGTACTCACTATGCTGTTTATCAAATACCTAAGCGACGTACACGACGATAAAATGGATGCTTATCTAAAGAAATACAATGGTGATATGGAACGTGCCAAGCGTGCTATGCAGCACGAACGCTTTATTGTGCCCGAACATAGTCATTTTAATTTTTTATACAATTCGCGTAATGAAGCCAATATTGGGGAGCTTATAAATATAGCTTTAGCTGATTTAGAAGAAGCCAACCGGGAAAAACTCTACAGTGAAGATGGTGCCGGCATTTTCCAAAACATTGACTTTAACAGCAGTAAGCTGGGCGAACCTAAAGACAAAAATACCAGGCTAAAACACCTGTTACTCGATTTCAATAAAGATGCCCTAAACCTGCGCCCTTCGCATTTGGACGGGGTTGATATTATTGGTGGAGCCTATATGTTTCTCATAGAAAATTTTGCAAGTGATGCCGGTAAAAAAGCAGGCGAATTTTTCACACCTAAAGAAGTTTCTACTCTCATTGCCAAACTCACCAAATCAAAACCCGGTTCACGTATTTGCGACCCAACCTGCGGCTCTGCATCGTTGTTAATTAAAGCGGGTGAGGAGGTTGGCTCTGATAACTTTTCCTTGTACGGACAGGAAGCCAACGGCAGTACCTGGGCTTTGGCAGTAATGAACATGTTTTTGCATGGCTTTGACAATGCCACTATCCGCTGGGGCGATACCATCCGCAATCCCAAACTGAAAGAAGGTGATATGCTGATGAAGTTTGATACTGTAGTAGCCAACCCTCCTTTTTCGTTAGATAAGTGGGGTAAAGTAGAAGACAAGGAAGGTGATAAAACCACCGTAAGTTATGATCCTGAAACTGATAAATACAATCGTTTTTGGAGAGGCGTACCACCCAAAAGCAAGGGCGACTGGGCCTTTATCAGCCATATGATAGAAACGCTGAACGAACATGGCAGAGCAGGCGTTGTAGTGCCGCATGGTGTATTATTCAGAAGCAGCAGTGAAGGCCGTATACGCCAACGCACCATCGAAGAGAACCTTCTGGAAGCAGTAATTGGTTTACCTGCTAATTTGTTTTTTGGTACAGGTATTCCGGCAGCCATCCTCATTTTTAACAAGCAAAAAAGTAGCAATAATTTTTTGTTTATTGATGCGAGTAAACAATATAAAAACGCTAAAAACCAAAACAGGTTGCGAGCAAGGGATATAGAACTCATTGTGAAAACTTACCGGGATTTTGCAGAAGGTAAATTAAAGCCAGGAATAGTAGAAGAGAAGTTTAGTTATGTAGCCACTCCCGAAGAGGTACAGGAAAATGATTACAATCTGAATCTCCCCCGCTATGTAGACACATTTGAAGAAGAACCGGAAGTGGATATTGCGAAGGTACAAGAAGAGATCATTGGACTTGAAGAGGAATTAAGTAAAGTGCAACATGAAATTAATCAGTACCTAAATCAGTTGATAAAATAA
- a CDS encoding restriction endonuclease subunit S has protein sequence MKKLIKDITNIQTGLFAKPSGIGEVVYLQSKHFDEYGQLLSILHPDLMAEGISEKHLLKNGDVLFAAKGTKNFAAVFENHNEASVASTSFFVIRLTGETLLAEYLALFLNSYTTQTILKAQAIGTSMPSISKQVLENLEITVPGLEIQKAILQINKLRNKEKVLKNKIEVLREKQIQQQIINAIK, from the coding sequence TTGAAAAAGCTAATAAAAGATATTACAAATATCCAAACCGGGCTATTTGCAAAGCCATCCGGAATTGGTGAAGTGGTGTATTTGCAATCTAAGCATTTTGATGAATATGGTCAATTACTTTCTATTCTGCATCCCGATTTAATGGCTGAAGGCATCTCTGAAAAGCACCTGTTAAAAAACGGAGATGTTTTGTTTGCTGCCAAGGGAACAAAAAACTTTGCTGCTGTTTTTGAAAATCATAACGAAGCTTCTGTAGCATCAACTTCGTTTTTTGTAATAAGACTGACTGGTGAAACATTGTTGGCTGAATATCTGGCGTTGTTCCTTAACAGTTATACAACACAAACAATTTTAAAAGCACAAGCAATAGGTACTTCAATGCCTTCAATTTCAAAACAAGTTTTAGAGAATCTGGAAATTACTGTTCCGGGTTTAGAAATACAAAAAGCGATTTTGCAAATCAATAAGCTTCGAAATAAAGAAAAAGTGCTGAAGAATAAAATAGAGGTACTTCGGGAAAAACAAATTCAACAACAAATAATCAACGCAATAAAATAA
- a CDS encoding M48 family metallopeptidase has protein sequence MMETIQFGSKTIDFSLEYSDRKSLCITVTPEMDVLVKAPADTSIEKVKEKIKKKVPWIIKQQSFFLSFQPKTPKRKYVSGETHLYLGRQYRLQIQIGEDESVKLKGKFIEVTVCEKIRAEDLLNDWYLQHARSRFQSIAEPLIEKFKRHKVAPSSIVLRDMPTRWGSCTPKGKILLNPELIKAPKGCIEYVIIHELCHLIHHDHTQKFIDLQTKEMKDWEKWKMKLEKLLA, from the coding sequence ATGATGGAGACAATACAATTTGGAAGTAAAACAATTGATTTCAGTCTGGAATATTCAGACAGGAAATCGCTTTGTATTACAGTAACACCTGAAATGGATGTATTGGTAAAAGCTCCGGCAGATACCTCTATTGAAAAAGTGAAGGAAAAAATCAAAAAAAAAGTTCCATGGATTATTAAACAACAAAGTTTTTTTCTTTCCTTTCAACCAAAAACGCCAAAGAGAAAATATGTAAGCGGGGAAACACATTTGTATTTGGGCAGGCAATACCGTTTACAAATACAAATTGGAGAAGATGAATCAGTCAAATTGAAGGGCAAATTCATAGAAGTAACTGTTTGTGAAAAAATAAGGGCAGAAGACTTATTAAATGATTGGTACTTGCAACATGCGCGGTCAAGGTTTCAATCAATTGCAGAGCCACTGATCGAAAAATTCAAGAGACACAAAGTAGCACCAAGTTCAATTGTATTGCGTGATATGCCAACACGCTGGGGAAGTTGCACTCCTAAAGGCAAAATCCTTTTAAATCCTGAATTAATTAAAGCTCCTAAAGGCTGTATTGAATATGTTATCATCCATGAACTTTGTCACTTAATTCATCACGACCATACACAGAAATTTATAGATTTACAGACTAAGGAAATGAAGGACTGGGAAAAGTGGAAAATGAAATTGGAGAAATTGTTAGCATAG
- the kdpF gene encoding K(+)-transporting ATPase subunit F has translation MIALFIVAVAVFVYMVYVLLKPEQF, from the coding sequence ATGATCGCACTATTTATTGTGGCCGTGGCCGTGTTTGTATACATGGTATACGTGCTTCTTAAACCCGAACAATTTTAA